In a single window of the Gossypium hirsutum isolate 1008001.06 chromosome D02, Gossypium_hirsutum_v2.1, whole genome shotgun sequence genome:
- the LOC121214850 gene encoding peptidyl-prolyl cis-trans isomerase CYP40 produces MMKRQRCYLDISIGEELEGRIIVELFNDVVPKTAENFRALCTGEKGIGPNTGVPLHYKGVRFHRVIKGFMVQGGDISAGDGTGGESIYGLKFEDENFELKHERKGMLSMANSGPNTNGSQFFITTTRTSHLDGKHVVFGKVVKGMGVVRSIEHVTTGEADCPTVNVTIADCGEIPEGADDGISNFFNDGDIYADWPADLDESPNELSWWMTAVESIKAFGNEHYKKQDYKMALRKYRKALRYLDICWEKDRIDEEKTSSLRKMKSQIFTNSSACKLKLGDLKGALLDTEFAMRDGDNNVKALFRQGQAQMALNDVDAAVESFKKALQLEPNDGGIKKELAVAMKKINDRRNEERRWYRKMFQPNSTGAGFKWKHFKQKLNCDNMRLEPIVVRLKDMMKRLAQKILLAFS; encoded by the exons ATGATGAAGAGGCAACGGTGTTATTTGGATATAAGTATAGGAGAAGAGCTTGAAGGAAGAATAATAGTTGAACTGTTCAATGATGTAGTACCCAAAACTGCAGAGAATTTCAGGGCTCTATGTACTGGTGAAAAAGGCATTGGTCCTAACACTGGTGTGCCTCTTCACTATAAG GGAGTTCGTTTTCATCGAGTTATCAAAGGATTTATGGTTCAAGGTGGGGATATATCTGCTGGAGATGGTACTGGAGGAGAGTCAATTTATGGTTTGAAATTTGAAGACGAAAATTTCGAATTGAAACATGAAAGGAAAGGAATGTTATCTATGGCAAATTCTGGTCCTAATACCAATGGATCTCAGTTCTTCATCACGACAACTCGCACATCTCATTTAGATGGGAAACATGTTGTGTTTGGTAAGGTAGTCAAAGGAATGGGAGTTGTTCGATCAATTGAACACGTAACAACCGGTGAAGCTGATTGTCCCACTGTCAATGTTACAATTGCTGATTGTGGAGAAATCCCAGAGGGGGCAGATGATGGGATATCAAATTTTTTCAATGACGGTGATATTTATGCTGATTGGCCTGCTGACCTTGATGAGAGCCCCAACGAGCTCTCTTGGTGGATGACTGCTGTAGAGTCTATTAAGGCTTTTGGAAATGAACATTATAAG AAGCAAGACTATAAGATGGCTCTCAGAAAGTACAGGAAGGCTCTACGATATCTAGATATCTGCTGGGAGAAAGACCGCATCGACGAAG AGAAGACTTCGAGTTTGAGAAAAATGAAATCCCAGATATTCACAAATAGCTCT GCCTGTAAACTAAAACTAGGGGATCTGAAAGGAGCACTATTGGACACAGAATTTGCTATGCGTGATGGAGATAACAACGTGAAAGCCCTGTTTCGGCAAGGTCAG GCACAAATGGCACTTAATGATGTTGATGCTGCTGTTGAAAGCTTCAAGAAAGCTTTGCAATTGGAGCCAAATGATG GTGGAATAAAGAAAGAGCTTGCTGTTGCTATGAAAAAG ATCAATGATCGACGCAACGAGGAGAGAAGGTGGTACCGTAAGATGTTCCAACCAAACTCAACCG GTGCAG GTTTCAAATGGAAGCATTTCAAGCAAAAATTGAACTGTGATAATATGAGGCTTGAACCAATTGTTGTTAGATTAAAAGATATGATGAAAAGGTTAGCTCAGAAGATCCTTTTGGCCTTTTCTTAG
- the LOC107927914 gene encoding uncharacterized protein codes for MSSTPLEQQSPPPPPYGGVTQQAYTVHRGHGSVGPVIAVLTVITILGIIAAMIGRLCSGWRRIMGHAPSYDCESWTERKCSSCLDGQPDSSPPREAPVVTVPIEDTHQEIKEEKSEIRCSS; via the coding sequence atGTCTTCCACACCATTAGAGCAGcaatcaccaccaccaccaccatatGGAGGAGTGACCCAACAAGCCTACACGGTTCATAGGGGTCACGGGTCGGTTGGACCTGTCATAGCCGTTCTTACAGTGATCACAATCCTCGGTATCATTGCTGCAATGATCGGGAGACTGTGTTCAGGCTGGCGTCGTATCATGGGCCATGCTCCATCATATGATTGTGAAAGTTGGACAGAGAGGAAGTGCTCTTCTTGCCTTGACGGTCAACCCGACTCATCTCCGCCGCGGGAGGCGCCGGTTGTGACGGTACCTATAGAGGATACTCACCAAGAAATCAAGGAAGAAAAGAGTGAAATAAGGTGCTCGAGTTAA